TCCCGCTGGCGGAGGTGATTCCATTCGGTGTGCGGCATAGTCGGAGGATATGCAGGCCGGCGCGGGATGCAGCGGAGCTGAGCGGCGGATGGACAGACGGACGGACGTTTAACTATTAGTTTCATCCGTCAATTCAACTGTTGAcatttcatcttctgtcAGTGTATCTTGAAGCCATATGAAGTCTTGATAATTGGTCCCGGATGCGATCCAGTTGGGGTTTGTTAGTTAGCTATCGGATGAAGCACCTTGTCCACTGATACCCAACttaggggaggaaagaaaacccaaGACCTCGATCCTAAGTGagaaaaagacttgggtaactTGGTATAAGTGTAGGATGTAGGCTTAGAATACCTTTACGGAGTTTGTCTTGACATATAATATCAAGGTCtaatgttttcttgctccgCGAGACCTACCCTATATGCTGCCATTGTTCTATAAAATTCCAGTTTATATCTTTCAGAGGGCTAGACAGGGTTGGGAAAGTCATATTAATGATAGTCTTTTACTTAATAGTTACTCAATAAGCACCGTGCTTTGAAAGATACACGATGGAAACATTGTGGAGACCTGAGTACTCTGAGCAATAATACAAGACATCAACGACGAATGTAGGATATATCATAGTCAACGCAACTGTAAACAACATGACTCGCCATACTGTGACGTACATGCATGTCCCTGGGGTCACAACTGAGACATTGTCGTCGTGGCGTCGGCTCCAAACATGTCTTGCATTTCCGTGGTGGTAATAACGATCTCACCGCATTTCGATAGACACAAGTATGCAGCCACTACGTCAAAACACAGTAaacaaagaccaagacaaacaaacaaaagtACACAGACAAAGCCGGTAATATTACTGCAACAACATACAAATTATTGCATCATGGCAGAATCATTCTCTATATATTATGCACCTGGTAAAACCCTTGCACCCTTCCCTGCCCTGTAAGAACCATCCCTTCTGTCACTACCTTACATCCATGCCAGGAACAAAAATCAGCGTTATTTgcaaaaaaacaaaacacaAGACAGAGAACCCCTGAAAACGAAGTAAGAGAAAAAGGCTGCAAAAAAGAGGAGGGCAGCATAATAATCGCGCGGGGCCGACTTGTGCCCTCTGGCTGTGTGTCTGTCTATCAACGTGGTTTCCAGTCCCAGAGTTTGCCTGCAAAAACCATAGGTTTTGTTTCTTGCAAACGATGCCTATCAAATGACGATGCTACCTTTTTTGTTCTGAAAAACGGCACCGGCTGGAACGCCGACCTGTTTCAACCGCTTCCCAATTCTGtagcctttttcttcccGTCGTTCACCGCCCACCCTTTTTCTTCCGAGTAGGTCGGTGACTTAGATGAAATCCTTCAACCCGATAAAAGTCAATCATGTCATGAGTGAGAATATGCGTTACGTCGCGCTCTATCGCGCCGCTCAGCTCTGTTTGCACTCAGCAGCCTCCTGCTTGGGCTTGCCAGACTCATCCTAAAGATAAAAGTTAGTTTAGTCCGAAATATCAACAAAGGGTTTGTTTGCTGCGAGGTAACGTACGTCGTCGTCAgactcctcctcgtcatcgttcTCCTCGCTCAggtcgtcctcgtcctcatcatcatcgtcgtcgaaaTCGGcaccatcaagctcatcgtcCGAGATCTCCTCGAAAGCCAGAGCCTCACCGGTGAACCAGTCGATGGCGCGGGggatgagcttctccttgatgtcctcACCGAGCTGGTAGTCGAGCTCGAGGCGCTCCTCGATGTCGGactcggcatcatcgtcatcgtcttcggTAGGAGCCTTGggtggcgagaagaagttgaagaatgaCTCGGTAGGAAcggtcttcttgacaatTCGGGTCTGCTTTGTGTCTAGAGCTGGGTTAGTCGCTAGGCTCAAAGAAAAAAGGGGATCAACCCCCAAAACCATGGCTTACTCTTGTTTCGCtgcttcttgctctcaacTCGGACAGTCAAGTCCTTGCCAGGCAACCACTCAATCTTGTCACCCTCAGCGTGGTCGTAGATGAAGTCACCACCGTAGCCACTCTCGTTCTGGTAGTAGTATGTCTTGGTAATGGTGgtgttcttgaagaaatcgtTGGGGGCAAACTCGAAGATGAGACGGAAACCAGGCTTGTCAAGGTACTCCATGCGGATGTCAGTGAGGTGCTTGAGAGCAGCCTCATCACGGTCAGTGATCATCTCAGCGAGTGAGATCTGGTTCTTCATGGCAGAGAGCCAGAACTCAGGGATACCGGAAACGTTGTCGGGGACATCGGACTTCTGCTCAGACTTGGCAGCATCCTCAGTCTCGGgctcatcgtcctcctcaccggccttgatctcctcctcagtaGGCTCAGTCTTTCCGTTGATAATGGCGGAACGCTTCTCGTAGAGAGGAGAGAACTTGGCGAAgtacttcttctcgagctggagaacctcttcttggaactcagcctcaagcttggagtGGTCCTTCTGGATACCCTTAAGACCAGCGACACGTCGGCGGACGGGAGCGGGCAGGGACTCGATGTAGCCCGAAGATTGGCCCACGAGGGAGCCGAGGCGACCTTGAATCATCTGGATAAGCTTGGGGTTTTGGGCGAAAACTGAAGCCGCCGCGGCACGGTCCAGATCCTCTACAGCGGGGTTAGACAGTGATCCTGGTGTATAAGGGATTGGTCCACGACAAGTCATGAAAAACCAAAAAGAGATACTCACCCTCCTTGATACTAGCAACGCCCGGCTGTTGAGCGTGGGAAGAGATGGGAGCAGCAGTTGCGGGTGTGTTCTGAGGCGTACTGGTCGAAGGTGGGGTAGTTAGCATCGTGGATCGTGAAGCGGCGGGcaagcaaagaaacaaacaatCCAAGGCAGAAGATTGATATTGCAAGGTAAAGAAGGAAATAACTTACGGAGCCACGGCGTCCTGAGCACGCTTTCCACGAATGGGCTCGGCCATTTTGTCTGATAATGAAAGATCCGAATAGGCGCTTGTGATAAACGTCTTTTGGGGAcgaggtgaggttgagaggagagggatGAAAGGAAGTTGAGAAAGCAGCGGCCGTTGACGTTTGCTAAATTCTGGTGGGGGGCGATAAGTCTGAAAAAATTTGGGCACTGGGCTTGTACCTACAAAAcagagcgagcgagcgagacGGGAGTGAGAGAGAcggagaagagagagggcGGTAGGTAAAGGTAGCCCAGACTAGTAGTACTATGGAGGAGGTTCCCCTCGGTCGGTCCAGTCTCCTCTCTCACTTTTTGAACTTGTTGGGCCGCCCACCAagcaccaagctcaactggTCGATCGCCtaactaaaaaaaaaaattacCTgccaagcccagcccagccaaACTGTGTGAGAGGATCCAATGGGTCCCCCTCCTCTGGGCGGGCTCTAGGTACCTAATAGCTTTGAGTGTGGAGGCGCTGTGAGAGAGCGGAGAAGTGAGACAACAGAAACCCAAGGGAGCCTGGGGAGTGGAGGAGACCTACAGACAGCCACAGTAACACAGTGCATCTTCGAACGTGTTCACACGAGGCCACACAACTGCAATATGCATGTACCTTTGTTTCCATCCTGTGGCGTCGCACAGGGATTGGATGCGTGATTCTCTCCGACTCATCCATTCGCAG
This region of Fusarium verticillioides 7600 chromosome 3, whole genome shotgun sequence genomic DNA includes:
- a CDS encoding nucleosome assembly protein 1-like 1; amino-acid sequence: MAEPIRGKRAQDAVAPTPQNTPATAAPISSHAQQPGVASIKEEDLDRAAAASVFAQNPKLIQMIQGRLGSLVGQSSGYIESLPAPVRRRVAGLKGIQKDHSKLEAEFQEEVLQLEKKYFAKFSPLYEKRSAIINGKTEPTEEEIKAGEEDDEPETEDAAKSEQKSDVPDNVSGIPEFWLSAMKNQISLAEMITDRDEAALKHLTDIRMEYLDKPGFRLIFEFAPNDFFKNTTITKTYYYQNESGYGGDFIYDHAEGDKIEWLPGKDLTVRVESKKQRNKNTKQTRIVKKTVPTESFFNFFSPPKAPTEDDDDDAESDIEERLELDYQLGEDIKEKLIPRAIDWFTGEALAFEEISDDELDGADFDDDDDEDEDDLSEENDDEEESDDDDESGKPKQEAAECKQS
- a CDS encoding nucleosome assembly protein 1-like 1; its protein translation is MLTTPPSTSTPQNTPATAAPISSHAQQPGVASIKEEDLDRAAAASVFAQNPKLIQMIQGRLGSLVGQSSGYIESLPAPVRRRVAGLKGIQKDHSKLEAEFQEEVLQLEKKYFAKFSPLYEKRSAIINGKTEPTEEEIKAGEEDDEPETEDAAKSEQKSDVPDNVSGIPEFWLSAMKNQISLAEMITDRDEAALKHLTDIRMEYLDKPGFRLIFEFAPNDFFKNTTITKTYYYQNESGYGGDFIYDHAEGDKIEWLPGKDLTVRVESKKQRNKNTKQTRIVKKTVPTESFFNFFSPPKAPTEDDDDDAESDIEERLELDYQLGEDIKEKLIPRAIDWFTGEALAFEEISDDELDGADFDDDDDEDEDDLSEENDDEEESDDDDESGKPKQEAAECKQS